In the Henningerozyma blattae CBS 6284 chromosome 8, complete genome genome, one interval contains:
- the MDM35 gene encoding Mdm35p (similar to Saccharomyces cerevisiae MDM35 (YKL053C-A); ancestral locus Anc_2.587): MGNIMSASCAPECTELKKTYDDCFNTWYSEKFLKGKSIENECAKQWYAYSECLKTALVKQGIQPALDEARKEAPFETGGIIQESESK, encoded by the coding sequence ATGGGTAACATAATGTCTGCTAGTTGTGCTCCAGAGTGTACAGAGTTGAAGAAAACCTACGACGACTGTTTCAACACCTGGTACTCGGAAAAGTTCCTCAAGGGTAAATCTATTGAAAACGAATGTGCCAAGCAATGGTACGCCTACAGTGAGTGTTTAAAGACTGCGCTTGTCAAACAAGGTATCCAGCCTGCGTTGGACGAGGCCCGTAAAGAGGCTCCTTTCGAAACGGGCGGGATCATCCAAGAGTCCGAGTCGAAGTAG
- the TBLA0H02780 gene encoding uncharacterized protein (similar to Saccharomyces cerevisiae YKL050C and YMR031C; ancestral locus Anc_2.590): protein MARKSITDSVYVQPGDPVSGQALYRAWKKYGLVGKPIASNQDNGDGSGFEDFRSASSTAAQLADFSNDGGGLEYNPESSIKIRPEGRTYSIVWDNMGPGKTERRTRRGGNNGRQNRMNLPPTIQVEKDSHLGVGYDGMLQATNIAHDEGRRREIMMNLWKKEKELARKEEIEKQMKSARGRVNDGTMLNESVYETMPMPMDTTMAMAMPMPAEMTMAADGMSNDLRLGPGKPHWYWKDLVRQMRWEEEEYIRGQKSMDPWGHSRFRRMMGSGGAAENANGAGKGNGDGNANGDTGRLIELMELEIQEMAGLPKREDIVAKQDEEGEGAGRNGGS from the coding sequence ATGGCAAGAAAAAGCATAACAGATTCGGTGTACGTCCAACCAGGGGATCCTGTGAGTGGACAAGCTTTGTACCGAGCATGGAAGAAGTATGGGTTAGTGGGCAAACCTATAGCCTCTAATCAAGATAATGGTGATGGTAGTGGGTTTGAAGATTTCCGTAGTGCCTCATCCACAGCAGCACAATTGGCGGATTTCTCGAACGATGGCGGTGGGTTAGAGTATAATCCGGAATCCAGTATCAAGATCCGTCCGGAAGGTAGGACGTATTCTATAGTATGGGATAACATGGGTCCCGGGAAAACTGAAAGAAGAACAAGGAGAGGCGGTAACAATGGTAGACAGAATAGGATGAATTTGCCACCCACGATCCAAGTGGAAAAAGATAGCCATCTGGGTGTTGGATATGATGGGATGTTGCAAGCGACGAATATCGCACATGACGAAGGCCGTCGTCGAGAAATCATGATGAACCTGTggaaaaaggaaaaagaatTGGCACGTAAAGAAGAGATTGAAAAACAGATGAAATCTGCACGAGGAAGAGTGAATGACGGAACGATGTTAAACGAGAGTGTATACGAGACGATGCCAATGCCCATGGACACGACAATGGCGATGGCGATGCCAATGCCTGCGGAGATGACAATGGCGGCAGATGGAATGTCAAATGATCTACGCTTGGGCCCTGGAAAACCGCATTGGTATTGGAAAGATTTGGTCAGACAGATGAGATGGGAAGAGGAGGAATATATCCGTGGACAGAAAAGTATGGATCCGTGGGGTCATTCGCGGTTCCGCAGAATGATGGGCAGTGGCGGTGCCGCCGAAAATGCAAACGGCGCTGGCAAGGGAAACGGCGATGGCAATGCAAACGGCGACACTGGGCGGCTAATTGAGCTGATGGAGTTGGAGATTCAAGAGATGGCGGGGTTGCCCAAGCGTGAGGATATAGTTGCAAAGCAAGACGAGGAGGGAGAAGGAGCAGGAAGGAATGGGGGGTCGTAG
- the SFK1 gene encoding Sfk1p (similar to Saccharomyces cerevisiae SFK1 (YKL051W); ancestral locus Anc_2.589), translated as MAKKPANLFYLLPLAGLVPWTGMLIAMLACWGAQGRPIYWFMHSYQSPVYLSDIGATNLRPLFISCAGAQGLIYVICVACEYYQRAGRRWPWQKHKAYVAESSDYKTYASQLASQRYLMPPWYTRDERNLIWAATVLAAIGELALLFCSIFSTALYHHVHLSMVGVFIAFMFLSICCQGAEYFLMGKHYALIHPLASAEDHQITFEELSWKQWRGHIWNKFTLSATCKMSWLTLAFVWAICFGCCSSDSTKAAFEWVLCFWYSFYFLFFSIDFYLGGRYRDSKYFHQIQQQSFARYYKYDIRGDTKEEEEEEEADDTYSDIHIDQYSAMQVPDGKQLDKAKSQLQYRDDKSQFTLIAPSRSYHKNSDIQVISNNSNNI; from the coding sequence ATGGCAAAGAAACCCGCTAATCTGTTCTACTTGCTGCCGCTAGCAGGCCTCGTCCCGTGGACAGGTATGCTTATAGCAATGCTCGCATGCTGGGGCGCCCAAGGCCGTCCCATCTATTGGTTCATGCATAGCTACCAAAGTCCAGTCTATCTTTCAGATATCGGTGCTACTAATCTTCGACCGCTATTTATCTCCTGTGCCGGTGCACAAGGGTTGATATATGTGATCTGTGTGGCTTGCGAGTATTACCAACGTGCAGGCCGTCGTTGGCCATGGCAAAAACACAAGGCGTATGTGGCTGAAAGCTCAGACTACAAGACATATGCCTCGCAGTTGGCCTCCCAGCGCTATCTCATGCCGCCATGGTACACCCGCGACGAACGCAACCTGATCTGGGCGGCTACCGTGCTGGCCGCCATTGGCGAACTCGCACTGTTGTTCTGTTCTATTTTCTCGACCGCGTTATACCATCATGTCCATTTATCGATGGTGGGTGTTTTCATTGCATTCATGTTTCTATCCATCTGTTGCCAAGGTGCCGAATATTTCCTCATGGGCAAACACTACGCGCTGATCCATCCGTTGGCCTCTGCCGAAGATCACCAAATCACTTTCGAAGAGTTGAGTTGGAAACAATGGCGTGGCCACATATGGAACAAGTTCACACTAAGTGCCACTTGCAAAATGTCTTGGTTGACCCTTGCGTTTGTTTGGGCCATTTGTTTCGGCTGTTGTTCTTCGGACTCCACCAAGGCTGCCTTCGAATGGGTCTTGTGTTTTTGGTACTCCTTCTACTTCTTATTTTTCTCCATCGACTTCTACTTGGGTGGCCGCTACAGAGATTCGAAATACTTCCACCAAATCCAACAACAATCGTTTGCCAGATACTACAAATACGATATCCGCGGCGATAccaaagaagaagaagaagaagaagaagcaGACGACACGTATTCTGATATCCACATCGACCAGTACTCTGCCATGCAAGTGCCGGACGGTAAGCAACTGGACAAGGCGAAATCGCAGTTGCAATACCGTGATGACAAGTCGCAATTCACCCTGATCGCCCCTTCGCGCTCGTATCACAAGAACAGTGACATACAGGTCATCTCaaacaacagcaacaataTCTAA
- the ASK1 gene encoding Ask1p (similar to Saccharomyces cerevisiae ASK1 (YKL052C); ancestral locus Anc_2.588) gives MEAEIEKIEQEITLQLQRIDGNLTDCFTTVTRSIIPSLKQFSEHSEDILDSLSWLTTLFERSGNVDFNTLADGEAKQSEASATANATASATTNATTNATATATAAVRAPDQDSSLQDPPTVSHLQSLMLPDSSDDEDYLTVTGQQPPAAEPSTSQLARSNKRKVSLLLQQEYASSSSYASSPLRRG, from the coding sequence ATGGAGGCCGAAATAGAAAAGATCGAGCAAGAAATCACCCTGCAGTTGCAGCGTATCGACGGCAACCTCACCGACTGCTTCACCACTGTCACTCGCAGCATCATCCCCAGTCTTAAACAGTTTAGTGAACACTCGGAGGATATCCTTGATTCTCTTTCTTGGCTAACAACTCTTTTCGAAAGATCCGGCAACGTCGATTTCAACACTCTGGCAGACGGTGAAGCAAAGCAAAGCGAGGCAAGTGCAACCGCAAATGCAACCGCAAGTGCAACCACAAATGCAACCACAAATGCAACCGCTACCGCTACCGCAGCCGTCCGGGCTCCAGACCAAGACAGCTCTTTGCAAGACCCTCCAACCGTGTCCCACCTTCAATCTCTAATGCTCCCAGACTCCAGCGACGACGAAGACTATCTCACCGTCACAGGCCAACAGCCGCCAGCCGCCGAGCCCAGCACAAGCCAGCTGGCACGGTCCAACAAACGTAAGGTCTCTTTGCTGCTACAACAAGAATACGCCTCAAGTTCAAGCTATGCCAGTTCTCCTCTTCGTAGAGGGTGA
- the ARP9 gene encoding Arp9p (similar to Saccharomyces cerevisiae ARP9 (YMR033W); ancestral locus Anc_2.593) produces MVHHRLDNILIIYPRSQTTLVQFGLHNDTFYVPELEIPTIIYKSTNDKGESIYYPTEGPNRLPICPIENGMIINLEAFQEFLKYIYISLLKQKHDENADSFEYSFTNIPLLLLNNHKWSQFQMESITNFVFEKLKLNGLMLLPISLGASYSMVSLQNCCIIDIGLNHTDIVPIVDYTTINHLSNTLNYGGSYINTILQKLLPELNDQQIEDLKKSPIFEVLTEDEKNDSAFDFNNPITTSTKNKDDDDADFDVASIINSGKDTREILAEREKKNQKKSLPNSQLEFNTFKDNNGNQIKIGKQRFQGCDELIQKISTRVGHTINQLEDLSKQRAIWENIVIVGNTSLITGFKEALLNQLVIDHLVVEPADEKRQREKENFEKILASQNESNTSTSSTITNKKNNTKAYGAPFLPSLEYVHGPSVIKLAKYPEYFPEWKKHGYGDIVFLGGQIVAKQIFTHSKDTFYTTKHKYERHGPSAIWNVEF; encoded by the coding sequence ATGGTGCACCATAGATTAGATAACATATTAATCATTTACCCAAGAAGTCAAACCACGCTTGTTCAATTTGGCTTACACAATGACACGTTTTATGTCCCAGAATTAGAAATCCCAACAATCATTTATAAAAGTACAAACGATAAAGGTGAATCCATTTATTATCCTACTGAAGGTCCCAATAGATTACCAATTTGCCCCATTGAAAATGGAATGATTATAAACCTCGAAGCATTTCAAGAATTCCTAAAAtacatttatatttcattattaaaacaaaaacatgATGAAAATGCCGATAGTTTTGAATATTCTTTCACAAATATCCCTCTATTATTACTCAATAATCATAAATGGTCTCAATTCCAAATGGAATCAATAacaaattttgtttttgaaaaattgaaattaaatggGTTAATGCTTTTACCAATTTCCCTTGGGGCATCTTATTCCATGGTTTCGTTACAAAATTGTTGTATCATTGATATTGGTTTAAACCATACAGATATTGTCCCCATTGTCGATTATACCACTATAAACCATCTAAGTAATACACTCAATTATGGTGGTAGTTATATTAATACTATCTtgcaaaaattattacctgaattaaatgatcaacaaattgaagatttgaaaaaaagtcCTATTTTCGAAGTATTAactgaagatgaaaaaaatgattctgcttttgattttaataatccAATAACTACATCTACAAAGaataaagatgatgacGATGCAGATTTTGATGTGGCGTCTATCATTAATAGTGGTAAAGATACAAGAGAAATCTTGGCAGaaagagaaaagaaaaatcaaaaaaaatctttaccTAATTCACaattagaatttaatacttttaaagataataatggtaatcAAATCAAGATCGGGAAACAAAGATTCCAAGGTTGTGATGAATTGATTCAAAAGATTTCTACAAGAGTAGGTCATACAATTAATCAACTGGAAGATTTATCCAAGCAAAGAGCCATATGGGAAAATATAGTCATTGTAGGTAATACTTCATTGATCACAGGGTTCAAAGAAGctcttttaaatcaattggtTATAGATCATTTGGTAGTAGAGCCTGCAGATGAAAAGAGACAAAgagaaaaggaaaatttCGAAAAAATACTTGCATCTCAAAATGAATCTAATACCTCCACTTCTTCAAcaataacaaataaaaaaaataatacaaaggCTTATGGTGCTCCATTTTTACCAAGTTTAGAATACGTCCATGGTCCAAGTGTCATCAAATTAGCCAAGTACCCAGAATACTTCCCAGAATGGAAAAAACATGGGTATGGAGATATAGTATTTTTGGGTGGTCAAATCGTGGctaaacaaatatttacaCATTCAAAAGATACTTTTTATACAACAAAACATAAATATGAACGCCATGGACCAAGTGCTATATGGAATGTGGAATTTTAG
- the IMP2 gene encoding endopeptidase catalytic subunit (similar to Saccharomyces cerevisiae IMP2 (YMR035W); ancestral locus Anc_2.595), with translation MNKASLKSKYPILRNLFITATWIPVVLTITTNVTNIAQIDGISMRPTLNPTDFSKDWVLLWKWKWSLYKNLKKNDIIIFKSPMDYRKKLCKRITGIENDLITTKHPYPVDRVVLPKSHLWVNGDNTFHSIDSNTFGAISSGLVIGKVVCVIWPPSRWQFFSNDE, from the coding sequence ATGAATAAGGCTTCACTTAAATCTAAATATCCAATACTGAGAAACCTGTTTATTACTGCAACATGGATACCTGTAGtattaacaataacaacCAATGTAACTAATATTGCACAAATCGATGGGATTTCAATGAGGCCAACTTTAAACCCAAcagatttttcaaaagattgGGTATTATTATGGAAATGGAAATGGtctttatataaaaatttgaaaaaaaatgatattataatatttaaatcacCTATGGATTATAGGAAAAAATTATGCAAGAGAATCACAggaattgaaaatgatttaattacTACAAAACACCCTTATCCTGTAGATAGAGTTGTCTTACCTAAATCACATTTATGGGTGAATGGAGATAATACATTCCATTCGATAGATAGTAATACATTTGGTGCAATTTCTAGTGGGTTAGTAATTGGTAAAGTTGTTTGTGTTATATGGCCTCCAAGTAGATggcaatttttttcaaatgatgaatag
- the MIH1 gene encoding putative tyrosine protein phosphatase MIH1 (similar to Saccharomyces cerevisiae MIH1 (YMR036C); ancestral locus Anc_2.596), protein MQDDMINKDSQLTSKTETNLQSSKLFDSQLKNLQIKFENNLNNDYDTFNRISSNTLFNLINDTKLWKNHYSDLKIIDCRFNYEFIGGHIENSININSIEHLKNFYFDSTRKCSKKPELLIFHCEFSQFRSLYLLKQLRRLDRFNCLDNYPLLNFPDLLILNEGYKDWFSYYPLKCSPQNYIPMVSNQNYELYLQDFSNCKLDLCTSKLDPPTHTNKQNTMEKRSLRKTNTAISFKSDFNEIRPTFRKSCSSKLFADELITKESHDPSLLLKRVLQDNF, encoded by the coding sequence ATGCAAGATGACATGATAAATAAGGATTCTCAACTAACATCAAAGACAGAAACTAATTTACAGTCcagtaaattatttgattctCAACTGAAAAACTTACagattaaatttgaaaataatttaaataatgattacGACACTTTCAATAGAATATCTTCGAACactttattcaatttaattaatgatacGAAACTTTggaaaaatcattattcaGATTTGAAAATCATTGATTGTAGGTTTAATTATGAATTTATTGGGGGTCATATCGAAAATTCCATCAATATCAATTCAATAGAacatttaaagaatttttattttgatagtACACGCAAATGTAGTAAGAAACCAGAGTTATTGATTTTCCATTGCGAATTTAGTCAATTTAGAAgtctttatttattaaaacaattaagaAGATTAGATAGATTTAATTGTCTTGATAATTATCCATTATTAAACTTTCCtgatttattgatattgaatGAAGGATATAAAGATTGGTTTAGCTACTATCCATTAAAATGTTCTCcacaaaattatattccaATGGTTTCGAATCAAAATTACgaattatatttacaagatttttctaattgtaaattagATTTATGTACAAGTAAATTGGATCCACCTACACatacaaataaacaaaacaCTATGGAGAAACGTTCTCTTAGAAAAACGAACACTGCCATCTCTTTCAAATCtgattttaatgaaattcgTCCCACATTTAGAAAATCTTGTTCATCAAAACTCTTTGCTGATGAACTGATTACTAAAGAATCTCATGACCCATccttattattaaaacGCGTACTCCAAGACAATTTTTAA
- the HOF1 gene encoding formin-binding protein HOF1 (similar to Saccharomyces cerevisiae HOF1 (YMR032W); ancestral locus Anc_2.591) → MKYDYTHCFWDPRDEGATILLQHIANGLKSTQSIVNLFKWQSELDKDFTRRASAANDKFIKDTQAAPEYGNLSSIYNKLSTYQSMKSKSYAKHSELLHKLYIESKDFLSDLTARYTTLTGKVERMRIDKLNKKKHKDELLKQLKAAQTKARDLTLNIENTIASKKTTQHHQKELKKWQDTEHELDSQLDVLIQEYKAAQKYWLQEWATVSSQFQALEVQRIQFVQEKLQAFLQSSSDTTILEQTKLDQLTLSLSSFNAMDDIESFARSSGTGRLKEKKVRTHSHTHSHSHTHPQDLPRLDPSHSLNTRVSSRDRFRESMQFWQSSDSETSSPVSATAPAPTPQSFRPSPPPSRKYTPPSMDLQHFSNTDNLQLPKRDFLNSSSNSASSNINSQTSSHVDSLATSISSMNSTIVERFSKSWNSKHNDLPLSPETTGSDIKRQTLHLPKHDAPFTSSSERRRKSMVFPGSTTPIEDALYEMNKMQNLNLTAKEDHSVGRIRDSGITVTLPIVTSDGHGVIQYAKALYPLVDNPATELAHFHKGDYLLLTHIIDKDWYKGEVYANDMIDATHKYGLIPSNFVRLLK, encoded by the coding sequence ATGAAATACGATTACACCCATTGTTTCTGGGATCCAAGAGATGAAGGTGCTACCATCCTTTTACAACACATAGCCAACGGGTTGAAATCCACTCAATCCATTGTAAACTTGTTCAAATGGCAATCAGAACTCGATAAAGATTTCACAAGACGAGCCAGTGCTGCTAATGACAAATTCATCAAAGATACTCAAGCAGCCCCGGAATACGGCAACTTGTCCTCCATTTATAACAAACTCTCCACCTATCAATCGATGAAATCCAAATCCTATGCAAAACACTCCGAACTCCTACATAAACTATACATCGAATCCAAAGATTTCTTGTCCGATCTTACTGCACGTTATACCACTCTTACCGGTAAAGTAGAACGTATGAGaatagataaattaaacaagaaaaaacacAAGGATGAACTGTTGAAACAGTTGAAAGCGGCTCAAACAAAGGCAAGGGATTTGACTCTCAACATCGAAAACACAATTGCCTCCAAGAAAACCACACAGCATCATCAAAaggaattgaaaaaatggCAGGATACAGAACATGAGTTAGACTCACAACTAGACGTCCTCATCCAAGAATATAAGGCTGCTCAGAAATATTGGTTACAAGAATGGGCCACGGTTTCGTCACAATTCCAAGCGTTGGAAGTTCAAAGAATTCAATTCGTTCAAGAGAAATTACAAGCTTTCTTACAAAGCTCATCAGATACCACTATCCTGGAACAGACAAAACTCGATCAATTGACTCTTTCCTTAAGTTCGTTTAATGCAATGGATGATATCGAATCGTTTGCACGTTCATCAGGCACAGGAAGATTAAAGGAGAAAAAAGTGCGTACACATTCACATACCCATTCGCATTCGCATACACATCCTCAGGATCTGCCCCGTCTGGACCCTTCACACTCCCTCAACACTCGTGTTTCAAGTAGAGATCGGTTTAGAGAATCAATGCAATTCTGGCAATCCTCAGATTCAGAAACATCTTCCCCCGTATCTGCCACTGCTCCTGCTCCTACCCCTCAGTCATTCCGTCCTTCCCCTCCTCCAAGTAGGAAATACACTCCACCATCAATGGATTTACAACATTTTTCCAACACTGATAATTTGCAATTACCCAAAAGAGATTTTCTCAATTCTTCCAGCAACAGTGCCTCTTCCAATATAAACTCTCAAACTTCATCCCATGTCGATTCTCTGGCCACTTCAATCAGTTCTATGAATAGTACCATTGTCGAACGGTTTTCGAAATCCTGGAATTCTAAACACAATGATCTACCTTTATCACCAGAAACTACTGGTTCGGACATTAAAAGGCAAACTTTACATCTACCCAAACATGATGCTCCTTTCACATCCTCTAGCGAACGAAGACGCAAATCAATGGTTTTCCCCGGATCAACTACCCCCATTGAAGATGCTCTTTatgaaatgaataaaatgCAAAACTTGAATTTAACTGCCAAAGAAGATCATTCAGTAGGAAGAATTAGAGATAGTGGGATTACCGTGACATTACCCATCGTGACAAGTGACGGTCATGGTGTCATTCAATATGCAAAGGCTCTATACCCTCTTGTAGATAACCCAGCAACAGAATTGGCTCATTTCCATAAAGgtgattatttattattaactcATATCATTGATAAAGATTGGTATAAAGGTGAAGTTTATGCAAATGATATGATTGATGCAACACATAAGTATGGGTTGATTCCAAGCAATTTTGTTCGTCTATTGAAATAA